A window of Tautonia plasticadhaerens contains these coding sequences:
- the rsmA gene encoding 16S rRNA (adenine(1518)-N(6)/adenine(1519)-N(6))-dimethyltransferase RsmA — MTTPRQTLTYLRHLFDHRGIRPNRRYGQNFLIDLNTHDLIARSAEIGPEDVILEVGPGAGALTTLMAEKASAVVTVEIDPAMARLTREATSGLPNVRVLQMDALARKHEINPEVLDNLRAGLAVAPDRRLKLVANLPYNVATPIIGNLLVHPELCPGLIVVTIQRELADRMLAEPHSEAYGALSVTVQALADAELVRILSPKVFWPRPKVESAIIKITPNAGKRAAIPDLPWFHDVVRRVFTLRRKNLRVVLYSLWRHHWSGKPQVDALLESIDLTGDVRAEALNVQEFIDLAEALRTRLGPSALELPDPDDTGSPEYDYHPDDEGDGDGDGGGDGPDGGCDGGGGGEG, encoded by the coding sequence ATGACCACCCCCCGCCAGACGTTGACCTACCTTCGCCACCTGTTCGACCACCGGGGCATCCGGCCGAACCGGCGGTACGGCCAGAATTTCCTGATCGACCTGAACACGCACGACCTGATCGCCCGGTCGGCCGAGATCGGACCGGAGGACGTGATCCTGGAGGTGGGGCCGGGGGCCGGGGCGTTGACGACCCTGATGGCCGAGAAGGCGTCGGCGGTGGTGACGGTCGAGATCGACCCGGCGATGGCGAGGCTGACGAGGGAGGCGACCTCGGGCCTGCCGAATGTCCGGGTCCTCCAGATGGACGCGCTGGCGCGCAAGCACGAGATCAACCCGGAGGTGCTGGACAACCTGCGGGCCGGGCTGGCGGTGGCGCCCGACCGGAGGCTGAAGCTGGTGGCGAACCTGCCCTACAACGTCGCCACCCCCATCATCGGCAACCTGCTGGTGCACCCGGAGCTGTGCCCGGGCCTGATTGTCGTCACCATCCAGCGCGAGCTGGCCGATCGGATGCTCGCCGAGCCGCACTCGGAGGCGTACGGGGCCCTGTCGGTGACGGTGCAGGCGCTGGCCGACGCGGAACTCGTCCGCATCCTCTCGCCCAAGGTCTTCTGGCCGAGGCCGAAGGTGGAGTCGGCCATCATCAAGATCACGCCGAACGCCGGGAAGCGGGCGGCGATCCCGGACCTGCCCTGGTTCCACGACGTGGTCCGTCGCGTGTTCACGCTCCGGCGCAAGAACCTGAGGGTCGTTCTCTACAGCCTCTGGAGGCATCACTGGAGCGGCAAGCCGCAGGTCGATGCGCTGCTGGAGTCGATCGACCTGACCGGGGACGTGAGGGCCGAGGCCCTGAACGTGCAGGAGTTCATCGATCTGGCCGAGGCCCTCCGCACCCGCCTCGGCCCCTCGGCGCTCGAGCTGCCCGACCCGGACGACACCGGCTCCCCGGAGTACGACTACCACCCCGACGACGAGGGTGACGGAGACGGCGACGGGGGCGGCGACGGCCCCGATGGGGGCTGTGACGGCGGGGGAGGGGGCGAGGGATGA
- a CDS encoding GxxExxY protein has protein sequence MKLELGFRGELIVDRLVPAELKSTEDLSLGHRKQVLTHLRLTGLRLGHSINFNVHLIKEGLHRVANNLD, from the coding sequence GTGAAGCTGGAGCTGGGGTTCCGGGGGGAACTGATCGTCGATCGGTTGGTGCCCGCCGAGTTGAAATCGACCGAGGATCTGTCTCTGGGCCACAGGAAGCAAGTTCTCACGCATCTGAGACTGACCGGACTCCGGCTCGGCCACTCGATCAATTTCAATGTCCACCTGATCAAGGAGGGTCTCCATCGCGTTGCGAACAACCTCGATTAA
- a CDS encoding GxxExxY protein: protein MSGEVMDAAYRIHTAPGLGLMESVSEATMAYELRARGLEVETQKVIPWSPAG from the coding sequence GTGTCGGGGGAGGTTATGGATGCGGCGTATCGGATCCATACGGCGCCGGGGCTGGGGTTGATGGAGTCGGTGTCTGAGGCGACGATGGCGTATGAGCTGAGGGCTCGGGGGCTGGAGGTGGAGACGCAGAAGGTGATCCCGTGGTCTCCGGCGGGGTGA
- a CDS encoding riboflavin synthase, with the protein MFTGLVEVLGRVDRVVEEEVGRRFALRWPGLDPGEPMAMGESVAVNGCCLTVVALDGEAFEVQAGPETLLRTNLGSLEAGDAVNLERSLRVGDRLGGHFVQGHVDATAELVERRPEGEWDFLRFRIDPRWTPLMVEKGSIAVDGVSLTLVDVGGDWFSIMLIPHTLAVTTLGTRRAGDRVNIEADMLAKHVQKLVGGG; encoded by the coding sequence ATGTTCACGGGATTGGTTGAAGTCCTTGGGCGGGTCGATCGCGTGGTCGAGGAGGAGGTCGGGCGCCGATTCGCGCTCCGATGGCCGGGGCTCGACCCGGGGGAGCCGATGGCGATGGGGGAGAGCGTGGCCGTGAACGGCTGCTGCCTGACGGTGGTCGCCCTCGACGGCGAGGCGTTCGAGGTCCAGGCCGGGCCGGAGACGCTGCTGCGGACGAATTTGGGGAGCCTGGAGGCCGGGGACGCGGTGAACCTGGAGCGGTCGCTCCGGGTGGGGGACCGCCTGGGGGGGCACTTCGTCCAGGGGCACGTGGACGCGACGGCCGAGCTGGTCGAGCGTCGTCCCGAGGGGGAGTGGGACTTCCTCCGCTTCCGAATCGACCCGAGGTGGACGCCGCTGATGGTCGAGAAGGGCTCGATCGCCGTCGACGGGGTGAGCCTGACGCTGGTGGACGTGGGGGGGGACTGGTTCTCGATCATGCTGATCCCGCATACGCTGGCGGTCACCACGCTGGGGACCCGGCGGGCGGGGGACCGGGTGAACATCGAGGCGGATATGCTGGCGAAGCATGTGCAGAAGCTGGTGGGAGGGGGATAG
- a CDS encoding HEAT repeat domain-containing protein: protein MSDPTDTTRARRLRLRWSLRALLGLIAVAGLGLGLGQFWLVERDPARAAIARGIRTMGEEGSTVMARRAAIAAVRPARGRQARRALEALEAMLDDPNVNVRAEAASAIGSIGGQLLADSDGLSAEAVRSSAVAMFGMLDDPEEVVSQEAGHALSLLQATATAIGAPSLLAGDLLPEALTVVGSTHYAVVEQDDGWPWMGALGLAYQLLKDDPGAMGRCLELAASGEDDATRLGAILALGEPGWHVIPPAGGRGGMVVGSAGRWRTSDEQARFFADLLATNPPGDRRAILHVLSEIDRSSPVAGAVLGEVAAVADDPDPRVRAAVSRMLRSRPVEAKPMAPRLLGAARAEVERGDDLTIAWCLLSIGPDSPAAEELRSMLVEALRELEDGEQRVEIGGVLLAHGFVSPAALGPVLDGLRRAGEEEADDPGRAPIACELLLRLAPDSAEAGALRPALEAAIGRPIADDRRALLRAVLEVGPESTFPLDPEAIGASVGPMPLP from the coding sequence ATGTCCGATCCGACCGACACGACGCGGGCCCGTCGCCTTCGGCTTCGATGGAGCCTCCGGGCCTTGCTGGGGCTGATCGCGGTGGCGGGGCTGGGGCTCGGCCTCGGCCAGTTCTGGCTGGTCGAGCGGGATCCGGCCCGGGCCGCGATCGCCCGGGGGATTCGCACGATGGGCGAGGAGGGGTCGACCGTCATGGCCAGGCGGGCGGCCATCGCCGCGGTGCGGCCGGCGCGGGGCCGGCAGGCTCGCCGGGCCTTGGAGGCGCTGGAGGCGATGCTCGACGACCCCAACGTCAACGTCCGGGCCGAGGCGGCCTCGGCGATCGGCTCGATCGGCGGGCAGTTGCTGGCCGACTCCGACGGCCTCTCCGCCGAGGCCGTCCGCTCCTCGGCCGTCGCGATGTTCGGGATGCTCGACGATCCCGAGGAGGTCGTCTCGCAGGAGGCCGGCCATGCCCTGTCGCTGCTCCAGGCGACCGCGACCGCGATCGGGGCGCCGTCCCTGCTCGCCGGGGACCTCCTGCCGGAGGCGCTGACCGTCGTCGGGAGCACGCATTACGCGGTCGTCGAGCAAGACGATGGGTGGCCGTGGATGGGGGCGCTGGGACTCGCCTACCAACTGCTGAAGGACGACCCCGGCGCGATGGGACGATGCCTCGAACTGGCGGCCTCGGGCGAGGACGACGCGACCCGGTTGGGGGCGATCCTGGCCCTGGGCGAACCGGGGTGGCATGTCATCCCGCCGGCAGGCGGGAGGGGCGGGATGGTCGTGGGATCGGCCGGCCGCTGGAGGACCAGCGACGAGCAGGCGCGTTTCTTCGCCGACTTGCTCGCGACCAACCCGCCGGGTGACCGGCGGGCGATCCTCCACGTCCTCTCGGAGATCGACCGTTCGAGCCCGGTCGCCGGGGCCGTCCTCGGGGAGGTCGCCGCGGTGGCCGACGACCCGGACCCGAGGGTCCGGGCCGCCGTCAGCCGGATGCTCCGTAGCCGCCCGGTGGAGGCGAAGCCGATGGCGCCGAGGCTCCTCGGGGCGGCCCGGGCCGAGGTCGAGCGGGGGGACGACCTTACAATCGCCTGGTGCCTGCTGTCGATCGGCCCGGATTCCCCGGCCGCCGAGGAGCTGCGGTCGATGCTCGTCGAGGCCCTGCGCGAGCTGGAGGACGGGGAGCAACGCGTGGAGATCGGCGGCGTGCTGTTGGCCCACGGCTTCGTCTCCCCGGCGGCGCTCGGCCCGGTGCTGGATGGCCTGCGGAGGGCCGGCGAGGAGGAGGCCGACGATCCGGGGCGGGCGCCGATCGCCTGCGAGCTGCTGCTCCGGCTCGCCCCCGATTCGGCCGAGGCCGGGGCGTTGCGGCCGGCGCTGGAGGCGGCGATCGGCCGGCCGATCGCGGACGACCGCCGGGCGCTGCTCCGGGCGGTGCTGGAGGTCGGCCCTGAGTCGACCTTCCCGCTGGATCCGGAGGCGATCGGCGCCTCGGTCGGGCCGATGCCGTTACCATGA